CAGAGTTGGATTTGAACTGACGGGGCATGAACTACTAGCGTTATTGCATGAATCTGACCTGATCAAAAAATACCAACCCTATTACAATCGGGCGCAGCGTCGAACTTACTATGGATTTGGTCTTTATCTGACCATAAATTCGTCAGGTTATCAAGTGCTTCAGGTTGAGGTGCTTGATCCCGAACGTGAAGAGTTAATGACTTTTTCAAGTTATCAGGAGGGGCGGGAGCAATTATTCCATATTGTGGAAGCTTATCAGCTATGTCAAAAAATAAACAAATTACAGACGTATACGAAACATTGTTTTCAGTATATGTTGAAGACCTGTAAGGGGGCCTGTATTGCGCAGGAGGTTCCAGAAGACTATAATCGAAGAGTACAGGAATTTGTAGGCTCGTCGGAGCTGCCGATGGGCGAAATATTTTTGGAGTTTTTAGGGCGTAATCCCAATGAAAAGGGCCTTGTTTACTTGTCGGATGGTCGGTATAAAGGATTTGGTTACTGTAATAAGCGTGTATATAGTGAAAAGAAAAAACGGGAAGCCATTATCTCCAAGGCTGACAACAGGGATATCAGACGTATTTTGAGACGCTATTTCAAACTCAACCCTGTTTAAATTTTTATCAACACTGATTTACTGGCTTGATACACCAGT
The Sphingobacterium multivorum genome window above contains:
- a CDS encoding GIY-YIG nuclease family protein, which encodes MTKEQITGLLEGVPSAIGVYYIYDKHDALIYVGKSIDIRNRLLQHFRSTDFKERKIQEAASRVGFELTGHELLALLHESDLIKKYQPYYNRAQRRTYYGFGLYLTINSSGYQVLQVEVLDPEREELMTFSSYQEGREQLFHIVEAYQLCQKINKLQTYTKHCFQYMLKTCKGACIAQEVPEDYNRRVQEFVGSSELPMGEIFLEFLGRNPNEKGLVYLSDGRYKGFGYCNKRVYSEKKKREAIISKADNRDIRRILRRYFKLNPV